From a region of the Natronogracilivirga saccharolytica genome:
- a CDS encoding cytochrome c3 family protein: MAQIFPEWVNNIPKRIHLATIIIITGIIFGFWYFGSPEYLEVGYAPNQPIPYSHKFHVSELGLDCQYCHGSAWESAAAGIPSTETCMTCHEYVATDSEKLQPLFDSWESGDPVEWIRVNDVPDHAYFNHSIHVNAGVGCATCHGRVDRMEVVMKTESMSMGWCLDCHNDPGPNLRPVEEVTNMAWEPPDDHYEFAQMIIEKRNIDASVYCNACHR; encoded by the coding sequence ATGGCGCAGATTTTTCCCGAATGGGTCAACAATATTCCAAAGCGGATACATCTTGCTACGATTATCATAATCACGGGTATTATTTTTGGCTTCTGGTATTTCGGCTCCCCTGAATATCTGGAAGTAGGTTACGCACCGAATCAACCCATTCCATACAGTCATAAATTCCATGTTTCGGAACTCGGTCTGGATTGTCAGTACTGCCACGGATCTGCCTGGGAATCGGCAGCTGCCGGAATCCCATCCACTGAAACATGTATGACTTGTCACGAATATGTAGCCACAGACAGCGAAAAACTGCAACCGTTATTTGACAGCTGGGAAAGCGGTGACCCAGTAGAGTGGATACGGGTAAATGATGTTCCTGATCACGCTTACTTTAACCACTCCATCCACGTGAACGCAGGTGTCGGCTGCGCCACCTGCCACGGACGTGTTGACCGGATGGAAGTGGTCATGAAAACCGAATCCATGAGCATGGGGTGGTGTCTCGACTGCCACAACGACCCGGGGCCGAACCTGCGGCCTGTTGAAGAGGTAACCAATATGGCCTGGGAACCGCCTGACGATCACTATGAATTTGCCCAGATGATCATAGAGAAGCGCAATATTGACGCCTCCGTCTATTGCAACGCTTGTCACCGATAA
- a CDS encoding L-threonylcarbamoyladenylate synthase: MAEKIKLHPVTPHQKRIYSIADHIKNDDILLLPTDTQYALACLYSNKKGIERIRQIRQLKNDHLLTLICDSLTGISKFAKLGDNQFKVIKKLIPGPYTFVLPATKEVPKLLLNPRRQTIGFRVPDYPICQKLVDELGDPLIATTARHPDYEDGHGNGTTSRKELFRRFEKQIDLIVDNEQQLSNEPSTIVDMSDADPVVIRAGKGYDEFLSVCAVADLTPVEA; encoded by the coding sequence ATGGCAGAAAAGATCAAACTTCATCCGGTAACACCACACCAAAAACGCATTTACTCCATAGCCGATCACATTAAGAATGATGATATACTGTTGCTGCCGACGGATACACAATACGCCCTGGCCTGCCTTTATTCGAACAAAAAGGGGATTGAACGCATCAGGCAGATCCGTCAGCTGAAAAATGATCATCTGCTGACTCTTATATGCGATTCACTCACCGGAATATCAAAATTTGCCAAACTTGGTGACAATCAGTTCAAAGTGATAAAAAAACTGATTCCGGGGCCATATACTTTCGTTTTGCCGGCCACCAAGGAAGTACCGAAATTGCTGCTCAATCCCAGGCGCCAAACGATCGGGTTCCGCGTGCCGGACTATCCGATTTGCCAGAAACTTGTGGATGAACTTGGAGACCCGCTTATAGCCACCACCGCCCGCCATCCCGATTATGAAGACGGTCATGGGAACGGAACTACAAGCCGAAAGGAGCTATTCAGACGATTTGAAAAGCAGATTGATCTGATTGTTGACAATGAGCAGCAGCTGTCAAATGAACCTTCTACCATTGTGGACATGTCTGATGCTGATCCGGTTGTCATCAGGGCAGGAAAAGGATATGACGAGTTCCTTTCTGTTTGCGCTGTTGCTGATCTGACTCCGGTTGAAGCCTGA
- a CDS encoding DUF3341 domain-containing protein, translating to MSASKNPFAVLAEFKNPADLMDAASAVNKAGYKHFDTYSPFPIHGMDDAMGLKSSKLGWIVLIHGIIGLAGGIALQVWSMNIAYPVHISGKPYLNFPAFVPVAFALVILLSSFGAFMGMFFLNKLPRLHNPLFNSNHIERASDDGFFLCIEARDPIFAEKKTTEFLEKLGATNTEIIPDS from the coding sequence ATGAGTGCAAGTAAAAACCCTTTTGCTGTTCTGGCTGAGTTTAAGAATCCTGCTGATCTCATGGATGCCGCCTCGGCAGTCAATAAAGCAGGGTACAAACATTTTGACACCTACAGCCCGTTTCCGATTCACGGGATGGACGATGCCATGGGACTCAAATCCTCCAAACTGGGATGGATTGTGCTGATTCATGGCATCATCGGTCTTGCGGGCGGCATAGCCCTTCAGGTCTGGTCCATGAATATTGCCTATCCCGTTCATATCAGCGGAAAACCGTATCTGAATTTCCCCGCATTTGTTCCGGTAGCATTTGCACTGGTAATTCTGCTATCCTCTTTCGGTGCATTCATGGGGATGTTTTTCCTCAACAAGCTTCCTCGGCTGCATAACCCCCTGTTCAATTCAAACCACATTGAGCGGGCCAGTGATGACGGATTTTTCCTGTGCATCGAGGCCAGAGATCCGATTTTTGCCGAAAAGAAGACCACTGAGTTCCTCGAAAAACTGGGTGCAACAAACACCGAAATCATTCCGGACTCCTGA
- a CDS encoding metal-dependent hydrolase: MITARWLGHSTFLFGTSSGKKVLVDPFLTDNPKTPDSWKSPDQIDFILLTHGHMDHAADAIPIAKKTGAKVVSIVELSALLKEDGLPEEQAVEMNKGGTVDLGAFKATMTNANHSNSWNGKYAGEPAGFILHFGNFKIYHAGDTNIMPDFKMYRKLYRPDMVILPVGDYYTMGPAEAAYACNIMEPRFAIPMHYGTMPILTGTPEEFISLVEKYGNKKTKIIVPEPGKEFMGSLDI, encoded by the coding sequence ATGATTACAGCTCGATGGTTAGGTCATTCAACGTTTCTGTTTGGCACATCATCAGGAAAAAAAGTTCTTGTCGATCCTTTCCTCACAGACAATCCAAAGACACCTGATTCCTGGAAATCACCCGATCAGATAGATTTCATACTGCTGACTCACGGACACATGGATCATGCCGCCGATGCGATTCCGATAGCAAAAAAAACCGGCGCAAAGGTAGTTTCCATCGTTGAGCTGTCGGCACTGCTGAAAGAGGATGGTTTGCCGGAAGAACAGGCAGTTGAAATGAACAAGGGGGGAACTGTTGACCTCGGCGCTTTCAAGGCAACAATGACCAATGCCAATCATTCAAATTCCTGGAACGGCAAGTATGCCGGAGAACCCGCCGGATTCATTCTCCATTTTGGGAACTTCAAAATCTACCATGCCGGTGATACGAATATCATGCCCGATTTCAAAATGTACCGAAAGCTGTACCGCCCGGACATGGTTATTCTGCCCGTGGGTGACTATTACACTATGGGTCCGGCCGAAGCGGCCTATGCATGCAACATAATGGAACCCCGGTTTGCCATTCCCATGCACTATGGCACCATGCCAATACTCACGGGAACACCGGAAGAGTTTATTTCCCTGGTAGAAAAATACGGTAACAAGAAAACGAAGATAATCGTACCTGAGCCCGGAAAGGAATTCATGGGTTCTCTTGATATCTGA
- a CDS encoding DUF420 domain-containing protein produces MIITITDLPQLNAVLNSIATIFLFAGFIFIKKRNIQAHMRMMWSAFIMSALFLISYVIFHYQVGSVGYDGTGWIRPVYFAILISHIILAIVNLPMILLTMYRAVRKDFERHKKIARWTWPVWMYVSVTGVIVYLMMEFSGSYDKLYYLQ; encoded by the coding sequence ATGATTATTACCATTACAGACCTCCCGCAGCTTAATGCTGTTCTGAATTCCATTGCAACCATTTTTCTCTTTGCCGGTTTCATATTCATAAAAAAACGGAATATTCAGGCTCATATGAGAATGATGTGGTCTGCATTCATCATGTCCGCTCTTTTCCTGATCAGCTATGTCATTTTTCATTACCAGGTTGGCTCCGTGGGTTACGATGGCACGGGATGGATTCGTCCGGTCTACTTTGCCATTCTGATCAGCCATATAATTCTGGCCATAGTGAATCTGCCCATGATACTGCTTACGATGTACCGGGCTGTCAGAAAAGATTTTGAGCGGCATAAAAAAATTGCCCGCTGGACCTGGCCCGTCTGGATGTACGTTTCTGTGACCGGGGTGATCGTCTACCTGATGATGGAATTCTCCGGGAGCTATGACAAGCTCTATTACCTGCAGTAA
- a CDS encoding TAT-variant-translocated molybdopterin oxidoreductase, which produces MSKEQQQTYWRSLNELAQNEEYRKFAEREFPENATELTDGVSRRNFLQIMGASVALAGLASCRKPVQKIMPYTRQPEHLVPGKPLFYATAVPFKGNLTGIVVETHEGRPTKIEGNDLHPESKGRTNSRMQAAILDMYDQDRSRKIRQDGSDRSWDDFVSFCNDHFSDTDRSIAFISEASSSPSLLRLRGEALDKFPNARWVTFEPYNDESLLSGIHKAFGRRLRPLHHFGKSRITVSLNDDFMLDSDNDIVHIGDFAKSKAIPEDQNGKPSRLYVAESNYSLTGSNADHRLRIKSSEIPLFVFALAGKLADSLDDLEAFSGYGNEFSDHSWISVLAEELLAHQGNSILTAGSEHDPDVHATVAAINFALGNTGETIDYLEVPHLEEDDQNERFSELVGEMNAGNIDTVIMVGANPVFTAPSDLRFNDALEQVQNRLHLSLHYDETSRASDWHVNRAHFLETWGDGYSWSGARSVIQPLIQPLFDGKSEVEFLHAVVHGEDESGHSIVRKTWQEQFFTDAFESNWNRVLHDGLQQDTGFTPADVSLDANFSAEAAGFLAMPAEIPANAIELVLKPDPKLHDGRFANNGWLQELPDPMTKITWDNVALISPNTAERIGVPPERRFGDPEQQVISITDENGNQIEIAAWVLPGHADNSITVYTGYGREQIGRVADQVGVNTYSLRSSTYRLFIKDVDVSTVGRTYEIASTQDHHSLEGRPHVREASIDYYRENPTFAQDAVYTPGMKEGREHAVQLFSDKEFPDHEPQWGMTIDLNSCVGCGVCTIACQAENNIPVIGKREVRRGREMHWIRTDRYFNGDDTDNPKVVHQPVPCMHCDNAPCEQVCPVAATTHSDDGLNQMTYNRCIGTRYCSNNCPYKVRRFNFFNYSKEYLTSGDDPEIIQMAMNPDVTVRFRGVMEKCTYCVQRISRAKIDTKNETGDSIKPPDGTVVTACQQACPANAISFGDISDDQSKVSIEKRKDRNYMMLEELNVRARTTYLAKIRNPNDNQAVT; this is translated from the coding sequence ATGTCCAAAGAGCAACAACAAACGTACTGGCGAAGTCTCAACGAGTTGGCTCAAAATGAAGAGTACAGGAAATTTGCAGAACGAGAGTTTCCCGAAAATGCCACGGAACTGACCGACGGAGTTTCAAGAAGAAACTTCCTCCAGATCATGGGAGCATCTGTAGCTCTTGCCGGACTGGCATCCTGCCGCAAGCCGGTTCAAAAAATCATGCCCTATACCCGGCAGCCGGAGCATCTTGTTCCCGGAAAGCCGCTATTCTACGCAACTGCCGTTCCTTTCAAAGGCAATCTGACCGGGATCGTTGTTGAAACTCATGAGGGACGTCCCACAAAAATTGAAGGCAACGATCTGCATCCTGAAAGCAAAGGCCGGACCAACTCCCGCATGCAGGCCGCTATTCTGGATATGTATGACCAGGACCGGTCCAGAAAAATCCGGCAGGACGGATCTGACAGAAGCTGGGACGATTTTGTCTCTTTCTGCAATGACCATTTTTCCGACACCGACCGCAGCATTGCATTCATCTCTGAAGCCAGTTCGTCACCATCGCTGCTCAGACTGCGCGGGGAGGCACTGGACAAATTCCCGAATGCCCGGTGGGTCACCTTTGAACCCTACAATGATGAGTCCCTGTTAAGCGGGATACATAAAGCTTTCGGCCGGCGCCTGCGACCGTTGCATCATTTCGGTAAATCCAGGATTACGGTGTCGCTGAATGATGACTTCATGCTGGATAGTGATAATGATATTGTCCATATCGGCGATTTTGCAAAAAGCAAAGCCATTCCTGAAGATCAGAACGGCAAACCGTCGAGACTTTATGTAGCAGAAAGCAATTACTCCCTGACCGGATCAAATGCCGATCACAGACTGCGGATCAAATCATCCGAAATTCCACTTTTTGTTTTTGCACTGGCCGGCAAACTTGCTGACTCCCTGGATGACCTTGAGGCCTTTTCAGGATATGGTAATGAATTCAGTGATCACAGCTGGATCAGCGTACTTGCCGAGGAACTGCTTGCCCATCAGGGAAACAGCATCCTGACCGCCGGATCCGAACATGATCCCGACGTACATGCCACTGTGGCCGCCATCAATTTCGCTTTGGGCAACACCGGTGAGACGATAGATTATCTCGAAGTTCCGCATCTTGAAGAAGATGATCAGAACGAACGCTTCAGCGAACTTGTCGGAGAAATGAACGCCGGCAACATCGACACAGTGATAATGGTGGGAGCCAATCCCGTATTTACGGCACCATCAGACCTCCGGTTCAACGATGCTCTGGAGCAGGTTCAGAACCGGCTTCACCTTTCCCTCCATTATGATGAAACTTCGCGCGCATCCGACTGGCATGTCAACCGCGCCCATTTCCTCGAAACCTGGGGCGACGGGTATTCCTGGAGCGGAGCACGATCGGTTATTCAGCCCTTGATACAGCCACTCTTCGATGGAAAAAGCGAAGTTGAGTTTCTGCATGCTGTTGTTCACGGAGAGGATGAGTCCGGACACAGCATTGTAAGAAAAACCTGGCAAGAACAATTCTTTACGGATGCTTTTGAAAGCAACTGGAACAGGGTTCTTCACGACGGGCTGCAGCAAGACACCGGTTTCACCCCGGCCGATGTTTCACTGGATGCCAATTTCTCCGCCGAAGCCGCCGGGTTTCTTGCCATGCCGGCTGAAATACCCGCAAATGCAATTGAACTGGTCTTAAAACCTGACCCGAAACTGCATGACGGCCGCTTTGCTAATAACGGATGGCTTCAGGAACTGCCGGATCCCATGACGAAAATCACATGGGACAATGTGGCTCTGATCTCTCCCAACACCGCTGAACGCATCGGTGTGCCGCCCGAACGACGTTTCGGCGACCCGGAGCAGCAGGTTATCTCCATTACGGATGAAAATGGAAATCAGATTGAGATTGCGGCATGGGTCCTGCCCGGGCATGCTGACAACAGCATCACTGTTTACACCGGGTACGGACGCGAACAAATCGGAAGAGTGGCTGACCAAGTAGGAGTTAACACCTACTCTCTTCGCTCAAGTACATACCGGCTGTTTATTAAGGATGTGGATGTGTCGACTGTCGGACGAACCTATGAAATAGCCAGCACCCAGGATCATCACAGTCTGGAAGGCCGTCCGCACGTCAGGGAAGCAAGCATTGACTACTACCGCGAGAATCCCACCTTCGCCCAGGATGCCGTTTACACTCCGGGGATGAAAGAAGGCAGGGAACATGCCGTGCAATTGTTTTCCGACAAGGAGTTTCCCGATCACGAACCTCAGTGGGGAATGACCATCGACCTGAATTCCTGTGTCGGATGCGGTGTCTGTACCATTGCCTGCCAGGCCGAAAACAACATCCCGGTGATCGGCAAGCGGGAAGTCCGCCGGGGACGCGAAATGCACTGGATCCGGACAGACCGCTATTTCAACGGTGATGACACCGACAATCCTAAAGTTGTACATCAGCCCGTGCCATGCATGCATTGTGACAATGCTCCCTGCGAACAGGTGTGCCCAGTCGCCGCTACTACGCACAGCGATGACGGGTTGAATCAGATGACGTATAACCGGTGCATCGGCACCCGGTACTGCTCAAACAACTGTCCCTACAAGGTGCGCAGGTTCAACTTTTTCAATTACTCCAAAGAGTATCTGACATCCGGTGATGATCCCGAGATCATTCAAATGGCAATGAATCCGGACGTTACGGTCCGGTTCCGCGGAGTGATGGAAAAATGCACGTACTGTGTGCAGCGAATCAGCAGAGCCAAAATCGATACCAAGAACGAAACGGGTGATTCGATCAAGCCGCCGGACGGAACCGTTGTGACTGCATGTCAGCAGGCCTGCCCTGCCAATGCAATCTCTTTCGGTGATATCAGTGACGATCAAAGCAAGGTCTCCATCGAAAAACGCAAAGACCGGAATTACATGATGCTTGAAGAGCTGAATGTTCGTGCCAGAACAACCTATCTGGCCAAAATCCGAAACCCAAACGATAATCAGGCTGTAACCTGA
- the mtnA gene encoding S-methyl-5-thioribose-1-phosphate isomerase has protein sequence MNNKNPELHIVEPIQWKEDHIRIIDQTFLPGREIYQDIFEVGKVWEAIRSLRVRGAPAIGIAAAYGVYLGAKDLPEIEIVDLHSEIQRICEYLSSARPTAVNLQWALDQALSLSDSMQGEPAEKITSALLDLARDLHENDKQICADIGIAGQELIPDNAAIITHCNTGSLATGKYGTALSVIYHAHLKGKKIHVWVDETRPLLQGSRLTAWELEKTGIDYHIIADSMAGWVMKSSKPDLVIVGTDRVAANGDVANKIGTYSLAVLAKHHGIPFYVAAPKSSIDLNTPTGDDIPIEERQDDELRVIGDQVTAPEKAPVYNPAFDITPHELVDAFITEKGIIRPDYTASLKQI, from the coding sequence ATGAATAACAAGAACCCGGAACTGCACATAGTTGAACCGATTCAGTGGAAGGAAGACCACATCCGCATTATCGATCAGACTTTTCTTCCCGGAAGGGAAATTTATCAGGATATTTTCGAAGTAGGAAAAGTGTGGGAGGCGATCCGTTCCCTGCGGGTACGCGGAGCTCCGGCCATAGGTATTGCAGCAGCCTACGGAGTTTACCTTGGAGCCAAAGATCTGCCGGAGATCGAAATAGTTGATCTTCACTCAGAGATTCAGCGAATCTGCGAATACCTGTCGTCGGCACGACCCACTGCTGTAAACCTGCAGTGGGCACTGGACCAGGCTCTTAGTCTGTCTGACAGCATGCAGGGAGAACCTGCGGAAAAAATCACATCCGCCCTGCTGGATCTGGCCAGGGACCTTCACGAAAATGACAAGCAAATCTGCGCTGATATTGGAATTGCCGGCCAGGAGCTTATTCCTGACAATGCCGCCATTATCACCCATTGCAATACGGGAAGTCTGGCAACCGGAAAGTACGGTACGGCACTTTCTGTCATATATCATGCCCACCTGAAAGGTAAAAAAATTCACGTGTGGGTGGATGAAACCCGCCCTTTGCTGCAGGGAAGCAGACTTACCGCCTGGGAACTTGAGAAAACTGGAATTGATTATCACATCATTGCAGATTCCATGGCCGGATGGGTCATGAAATCAAGCAAACCCGACCTTGTCATAGTGGGGACGGACCGTGTGGCGGCAAATGGTGATGTTGCCAATAAAATCGGCACATACAGTCTTGCTGTTCTGGCAAAGCATCACGGTATCCCTTTTTACGTAGCGGCACCGAAGTCATCCATCGACCTGAATACTCCGACAGGTGATGACATTCCCATTGAAGAACGCCAGGATGATGAGCTTCGAGTCATAGGCGATCAGGTTACCGCACCGGAAAAAGCTCCGGTGTATAATCCGGCCTTTGACATCACCCCGCACGAGCTTGTTGATGCTTTTATCACGGAAAAAGGGATAATCCGGCCGGACTATACCGCGAGCCTGAAACAGATCTGA
- the nrfD gene encoding NrfD/PsrC family molybdoenzyme membrane anchor subunit, which yields MSQNTVTVQDNQLVKGNHDFASITKLIADIPQERTPLWWYIAFGISNIVMAVMLAMVIWLIWQGIGVWGLQQPVGWGWDITNFVWWVGIGHAGTLISAILFLFRQGWRTAINRFAEAMTIFAVMCAGLFPAIHVGRIWTIYWIFPLPNSMQLWPNFNSPLLWDVFAVFTYLTVSTLFWYVGLVPDLATMRDRVKGKISKFVYGTLALGWTGGNRQWQNYEKAYMILAGLATPLVLSVHTIVSFDFAVSVIPGWHTTIFPPYFVAGAIFSGFAMVLSLMIIARKLYSLEDIMTVDHIEKMNIIILVTGNMVGFAYAMEFFIAWYGAFEYEKFAFVNRAFGPYAWAYWTMIICNVVSPQFFWVKKFRRNITLTFILSIVINIGMWFERFVITVTSLAQDYLPSSWGYFTPTYVDVLTYVGTFGMFFTFFLLFLRFLPMVAISEVKGVMPQADPAYYRSNNGNASKSD from the coding sequence ATGAGTCAGAATACCGTTACTGTGCAGGATAACCAACTGGTGAAGGGCAATCACGATTTTGCCAGCATCACCAAACTGATCGCGGATATTCCCCAGGAGCGAACCCCGCTCTGGTGGTACATTGCTTTTGGTATCTCCAACATTGTCATGGCCGTCATGCTGGCCATGGTCATTTGGCTGATCTGGCAGGGTATTGGTGTCTGGGGGTTGCAGCAGCCTGTCGGCTGGGGATGGGATATCACCAACTTCGTATGGTGGGTTGGTATCGGACACGCCGGAACACTCATTTCTGCCATTCTTTTTCTTTTCCGGCAGGGATGGAGAACCGCCATCAACCGTTTCGCCGAAGCAATGACGATTTTTGCCGTGATGTGCGCCGGCCTTTTCCCGGCCATACACGTCGGCCGCATCTGGACCATCTACTGGATTTTCCCGCTGCCCAACTCAATGCAGCTCTGGCCCAATTTCAACAGTCCGCTCTTGTGGGATGTTTTTGCCGTATTCACGTACCTGACCGTTTCCACCCTTTTCTGGTATGTGGGACTGGTGCCGGACCTTGCGACCATGCGTGACAGGGTCAAAGGCAAAATATCAAAATTTGTCTACGGAACGCTGGCTCTTGGCTGGACAGGCGGCAACCGGCAGTGGCAAAACTATGAAAAAGCGTACATGATTCTGGCCGGCCTGGCCACCCCGCTTGTACTTTCCGTGCATACGATTGTCTCTTTTGACTTTGCCGTCTCTGTCATCCCGGGATGGCACACCACCATTTTCCCGCCCTACTTTGTCGCCGGGGCCATATTTTCCGGCTTTGCCATGGTGCTTTCGCTGATGATCATTGCCCGCAAGCTTTACAGTCTCGAGGATATCATGACTGTGGATCACATCGAAAAGATGAATATCATTATACTGGTCACAGGCAACATGGTAGGCTTTGCTTATGCGATGGAGTTCTTTATCGCCTGGTACGGCGCCTTCGAATACGAAAAGTTTGCTTTCGTAAACCGGGCATTCGGCCCGTATGCCTGGGCTTACTGGACTATGATCATCTGCAATGTGGTCTCTCCCCAGTTTTTCTGGGTGAAAAAATTCCGGCGTAATATAACCCTGACCTTTATTCTGTCCATTGTCATAAATATCGGCATGTGGTTTGAACGGTTTGTGATCACCGTGACCTCGCTTGCCCAGGATTATCTTCCCTCTTCATGGGGATACTTTACACCGACATATGTAGATGTCCTGACCTATGTCGGTACATTCGGTATGTTCTTCACTTTCTTCCTTCTCTTCCTTCGCTTCCTGCCAATGGTTGCGATTTCCGAAGTCAAGGGCGTCATGCCTCAGGCTGATCCGGCCTACTACAGATCCAACAATGGTAATGCTTCAAAATCAGATTAG
- a CDS encoding c-type cytochrome, which produces MKNISTNILYLLFLTALLGACRGQPSDKPPIHTQYNMYWQERFNTQQENPFFADGRSARMPVEGTVARGLLEDDPAYYQGINDDGSYVDTMPVDITRSFLMRGQHKYDVYCAVCHGGVGDGGGPVSDYGYVAASLLSDNTRDMPDGEIYSAIYNGVRTMNSYRHQIKVEDRWAIVAYVRALQLSQDAGEEELRDLGIDPAQFTEND; this is translated from the coding sequence ATGAAGAATATCTCGACCAATATATTATATCTGCTCTTTCTCACTGCTCTTTTGGGTGCCTGCCGGGGTCAACCCTCCGACAAGCCGCCGATTCATACACAGTACAACATGTACTGGCAGGAGCGGTTCAATACGCAGCAGGAAAATCCTTTTTTTGCTGACGGACGGTCAGCCCGCATGCCCGTCGAAGGAACCGTTGCCCGCGGTCTTTTAGAAGATGACCCTGCCTACTATCAGGGCATCAATGATGACGGCAGCTATGTCGATACAATGCCGGTTGATATAACCCGATCCTTTTTGATGCGCGGACAACACAAGTATGATGTTTACTGTGCGGTTTGCCATGGCGGTGTGGGAGACGGCGGGGGGCCGGTATCTGATTACGGCTACGTTGCAGCATCCCTGTTGTCCGACAATACACGGGACATGCCTGACGGTGAAATTTACAGTGCCATATACAACGGTGTCCGGACAATGAACTCCTACCGTCATCAGATCAAAGTCGAAGACCGCTGGGCCATTGTCGCTTACGTTCGCGCCCTGCAATTAAGCCAGGACGCCGGAGAAGAAGAGCTAAGAGATCTTGGCATCGATCCCGCACAGTTTACCGAAAATGACTAA
- the pfp gene encoding diphosphate--fructose-6-phosphate 1-phosphotransferase, with translation MSQPKRLAILVAGGPAPGINSVIGSAAIRAIQHGYEVLGLKDGFKWIMRGDTSHIEHLTIEKVSRIHLRGGSFIGIARDNPTKKKEDLETAINTLLKLGVDKLVTIGGDDTAFSAMTLEKHADGKISVVHVPKTIDNDLDLPHGIPTFGFQTARHIGVEIVKNLMEDARTTSRWYFVVSMGRKAGHLALGIGKASSATLTLIPEEFKEEEIPLGKLTDILVGSILKRKALGQHNGVVILAEGLVERLSTKELEGLAELERDEHDNLRFAELDLGEILKNSVKKRLEELSQKTTIVSKNIGYELRCADPIPYDMEYTRDLGFSAVEFIVKGGTAAMVSIQGGHFVPMYFKDILDKETGKTKIRMVDRTAMSFAIAMQYMIRLESNDFKNDEMLEKLGNAAGISGADFKSKFEYVTEFEVETDEVSKSIRNNFPESF, from the coding sequence ATGTCTCAACCAAAGCGTTTAGCCATCCTTGTGGCTGGTGGACCAGCTCCCGGAATCAACAGTGTTATCGGATCTGCAGCTATCAGGGCCATTCAGCATGGATATGAAGTGCTCGGACTGAAAGACGGATTCAAGTGGATCATGAGAGGCGATACTTCTCACATCGAGCATTTGACTATTGAAAAGGTAAGCAGGATCCATCTTCGCGGCGGTTCTTTCATCGGAATTGCCCGTGATAATCCCACAAAAAAGAAAGAGGATCTCGAAACTGCCATCAACACGCTCCTGAAGCTGGGTGTTGACAAGCTGGTGACCATTGGCGGTGATGATACGGCATTCAGTGCCATGACACTTGAGAAGCATGCTGATGGCAAGATCAGTGTCGTTCATGTTCCCAAAACCATTGATAACGACCTTGATCTGCCGCACGGAATTCCGACATTCGGCTTCCAGACAGCACGACATATCGGTGTTGAGATTGTCAAAAACCTGATGGAGGATGCAAGGACCACTTCCCGCTGGTACTTCGTGGTTTCCATGGGACGCAAGGCAGGACACCTGGCTCTCGGTATCGGCAAGGCTTCCAGTGCCACTCTCACACTGATACCCGAGGAGTTCAAAGAGGAAGAAATTCCGCTTGGCAAGCTGACGGATATTCTGGTTGGGTCCATTCTCAAACGCAAAGCCCTGGGGCAGCATAACGGTGTTGTTATTCTTGCCGAAGGTCTGGTTGAACGTCTCAGTACCAAGGAGCTTGAAGGCCTGGCTGAACTCGAGCGCGACGAGCATGACAATCTGCGTTTTGCCGAGCTTGACCTCGGAGAGATTCTAAAAAACTCCGTTAAGAAGCGTCTCGAGGAACTCAGCCAGAAAACTACTATTGTATCGAAAAACATCGGTTACGAATTGCGCTGTGCCGATCCGATTCCGTATGATATGGAATACACAAGGGATCTTGGGTTTTCTGCTGTTGAGTTCATCGTCAAAGGCGGTACTGCTGCCATGGTATCCATCCAGGGCGGCCACTTTGTGCCGATGTATTTCAAGGATATCCTGGACAAGGAAACCGGTAAAACCAAGATCAGAATGGTTGACCGCACCGCCATGTCATTTGCAATTGCCATGCAGTACATGATCCGCCTGGAAAGCAATGACTTTAAAAACGATGAGATGCTTGAAAAACTTGGTAATGCAGCCGGTATCAGCGGCGCGGATTTCAAATCGAAATTTGAGTATGTCACTGAGTTCGAGGTAGAAACCGATGAAGTGAGCAAAAGCATTAGGAATAACTTTCCCGAAAGTTTCTAA